One Streptomyces sp. V4I8 genomic window carries:
- a CDS encoding Fpg/Nei family DNA glycosylase has protein sequence MPELPDVEGFRRVLQSCAQGRVIRHVDVRDTGVLHGVSARRLRDALEGRRITGAERHGKWLLARTGGPTLALHFGMTGLLLCAHPDDAAEPHDRVLFTLARDRQLRYRDQRKLQGLWLAEDASDVVRLLAHQGPDALTVDREEFDTVLASHRGRVKAVLIDQSALAGLGNLLADEILWRARLRPATPANALTEPERRRLYTQMRRTLRPAITAGRVPPRSTWLTGHRDAPDPHCPRCGTALRRSRVGGRTTVWCPGCQGQANGDGKEGEA, from the coding sequence ATGCCTGAGCTGCCCGACGTCGAGGGTTTCCGGAGGGTGCTCCAGTCCTGTGCGCAGGGCAGGGTCATCCGACACGTCGACGTGCGCGACACGGGCGTCCTGCACGGGGTGAGCGCTCGGCGGCTGCGGGACGCGCTGGAGGGCCGGCGGATCACCGGGGCGGAGCGGCACGGCAAGTGGCTGCTCGCCCGCACCGGCGGCCCCACCCTCGCGCTGCACTTCGGCATGACCGGCCTGCTGCTCTGCGCCCACCCGGACGACGCGGCCGAGCCGCACGACCGCGTCCTGTTCACCCTCGCCCGCGACCGCCAGCTCCGCTACCGCGACCAGCGCAAACTCCAGGGCCTCTGGCTGGCCGAGGACGCCTCCGACGTCGTACGGCTGCTGGCGCACCAGGGCCCGGACGCCCTGACGGTGGACCGCGAGGAGTTCGACACCGTGCTCGCCTCCCACCGCGGCCGCGTCAAGGCCGTCCTGATCGACCAGTCGGCCCTGGCCGGCCTCGGCAACCTCCTGGCCGACGAGATCCTGTGGCGCGCGCGGCTCCGCCCCGCCACCCCGGCCAACGCCCTCACCGAGCCGGAGCGCCGCCGCCTGTACACCCAGATGCGGCGCACCCTGCGTCCCGCGATCACCGCCGGCCGAGTCCCCCCGCGCTCCACCTGGCTCACCGGCCACCGCGACGCCCCCGACCCGCACTGCCCGCGCTGTGGCACCGCTCTGCGCCGGTCGCGGGTGGGGGGTCGTACGACGGTGTGGTGTCCGGGGTGTCAGGGGCAGGCGAACGGGGATGGGAAGGAGGGAGAGGCATGA
- a CDS encoding TerD family protein, whose amino-acid sequence MPELSKGGNIVVGSGPVVAELHAVGGTVDLSALLVAADGKVRSDDDLVFYNQPSAESGAVRHLAADAEGPERVEMDPAALPADVDRVVLVGSCDPDDASRTFREVKEVLVRASPLGAEPVHFRPPALTDGERAVLLMELYRRGEAWKLRAIGQGYADGLAGLATDFGIDVAQEESEAPEEPARQPEEPARQPDEVRAVPAAPPMSLRKPPLGKISLDKGGQVSMSLDKADRELVVTATLEWDGGSDERRRRGADLDLYALFVPASKAIRGELAPGTLITPKRKSRPAPDADTAKKGKGADVVYYKRLGSLKNRPFIHLDGDARVPGCETLRIGRPDQQGYVLLCAYSAVSNGFGSFRSFGAKVVVTDGRGSTVTVPLFENTKTRYWVAIALVDFTESDGAAIHHVEAYSGRMTERRPVLHADGTVEMNAGPVEFKRR is encoded by the coding sequence ATGCCGGAGCTGAGCAAGGGCGGGAACATCGTGGTGGGCTCCGGGCCCGTCGTCGCCGAACTGCACGCCGTGGGCGGCACGGTCGACCTCAGCGCCCTGCTGGTGGCGGCGGACGGCAAGGTCAGGTCCGACGACGACCTGGTCTTCTACAACCAGCCGTCCGCCGAGTCCGGTGCCGTCCGGCATCTCGCGGCGGACGCCGAGGGTCCCGAGCGCGTCGAGATGGATCCGGCCGCGCTTCCCGCGGACGTGGACCGGGTGGTCCTGGTCGGCAGCTGCGACCCCGACGACGCGAGCCGCACCTTCCGCGAGGTTAAGGAGGTGCTGGTCCGCGCCTCCCCACTCGGTGCCGAACCGGTCCACTTCCGCCCGCCCGCTCTCACCGACGGCGAACGCGCCGTGCTCCTGATGGAGCTCTACCGCAGGGGCGAGGCCTGGAAGCTGCGCGCCATCGGCCAGGGGTACGCCGACGGGCTCGCCGGGCTCGCCACCGACTTCGGGATAGACGTGGCTCAGGAGGAGTCCGAGGCGCCGGAGGAGCCCGCACGGCAGCCCGAGGAGCCCGCTCGGCAGCCCGACGAGGTGCGGGCCGTCCCCGCCGCACCCCCCATGAGCCTGCGCAAGCCCCCGCTCGGCAAGATCAGCCTCGACAAGGGCGGCCAGGTCTCGATGAGCCTGGACAAGGCGGACCGCGAGCTGGTGGTCACGGCGACCCTGGAGTGGGACGGCGGCAGCGACGAGCGCCGTCGGCGGGGCGCCGACCTCGACCTCTACGCTCTGTTCGTCCCGGCGTCCAAGGCGATACGCGGCGAACTGGCGCCCGGCACCCTCATCACGCCGAAGAGGAAATCGCGCCCCGCCCCCGACGCGGACACGGCGAAGAAGGGCAAGGGCGCGGATGTCGTCTACTACAAGCGCCTCGGCTCGCTGAAGAACCGTCCCTTCATCCACCTCGACGGCGACGCCCGGGTCCCCGGCTGCGAGACCCTCCGTATCGGCCGCCCCGACCAGCAGGGGTACGTCCTGCTGTGCGCCTACTCGGCGGTCAGTAACGGCTTCGGCTCCTTCCGCAGCTTCGGCGCGAAGGTCGTGGTCACCGACGGTCGCGGCTCGACCGTCACCGTCCCGCTCTTCGAGAACACCAAGACCCGGTACTGGGTGGCCATCGCCCTCGTCGACTTCACCGAGTCCGACGGAGCGGCGATCCACCATGTCGAGGCCTACAGCGGCCGTATGACCGAGCGCCGCCCGGTCCTCCACGCGGACGGCACCGTGGAGATGAACGCGGGGCCGGTTGAGTTCAAGAGGCGCTGA
- a CDS encoding beta-galactosidase codes for MKRELSVPGIAYGGDYNPEQWPEEVWAEDMRLMREAGVTMVSVGIFSWALLEPKEGAYDFSLLDRVLGLLHEHGIAADLATPTAAPPAWFFKAHPEALPVDKDGRGLSYGSRQTFCPSSPAYREAALRMARALAERFADHPAVAMWHVHNEYGCHNAECYCDESAAAFRRWLRTRYADDLTALNHAWGTRFWSQWYYDWDEILPPRPTGAVPNPTHQLDWRRFCSDELLSLYEAEREVLLEAAPATPATTNFMVMYNFDALDYWRWAPKLDIVSNDHYLQSADPESQIDLALSGDLVRSLAGGPWLLMEHSTGAVNWQPVNRAKGPGELRRNALAHVARGADGIAYFQWRAAKAGAEQWHSAMLPHAGTDSRIWQDVVRLGADLRALAEVRGSVGTAEVAIVWDWNARWAMELPSQPSGELRFHDLVRAWYEPLWRAGVAVDFVRPDADLSAYRLVLAPSLYLVDDEGAANLTGFAERGGTLAVGFHSGAVDENCHVRLGGYPGAFREALGVRTDELFPLLPGESVGLSGGGTGTLWSERVRLSGAEAVASYTSGPLAGGPAVTRNSLGSGASWYVATLPDPTAMAALLDRIREEAGVEPVRGTPQGVEAVLRRGPEADYLFLINHTDRPAHVAVASDATELLTGRSAPGAVSVPAGETAVVREPR; via the coding sequence GTGAAGCGCGAACTCTCCGTCCCCGGCATCGCCTACGGCGGCGACTACAACCCCGAGCAGTGGCCCGAGGAGGTCTGGGCCGAGGACATGCGCCTGATGCGCGAGGCCGGGGTGACCATGGTCAGCGTCGGCATCTTCTCCTGGGCGCTGCTGGAGCCCAAGGAGGGCGCGTACGACTTCTCCCTCCTGGACCGCGTCCTCGGCCTGCTGCACGAGCACGGCATCGCGGCCGACCTCGCGACCCCGACGGCGGCGCCCCCGGCGTGGTTCTTCAAGGCCCACCCCGAGGCGCTGCCCGTGGACAAGGACGGCCGCGGACTGTCGTACGGCAGCCGCCAGACGTTCTGCCCGTCGAGCCCCGCCTACCGGGAGGCGGCCCTGCGGATGGCGCGGGCGCTGGCCGAGCGGTTCGCGGACCACCCGGCGGTGGCGATGTGGCACGTCCACAACGAGTACGGCTGCCACAACGCGGAGTGCTACTGCGACGAGAGCGCGGCCGCGTTCCGGCGCTGGCTGCGCACGAGGTACGCGGACGACCTGACCGCCCTCAACCACGCCTGGGGCACCCGCTTCTGGAGCCAGTGGTACTACGACTGGGACGAGATCCTCCCGCCCCGCCCCACGGGCGCCGTACCGAACCCCACCCATCAGCTGGACTGGCGCCGCTTCTGCAGCGACGAGCTGCTGTCGCTGTACGAGGCGGAACGCGAGGTGCTGCTGGAGGCGGCCCCGGCCACCCCCGCCACCACCAACTTCATGGTGATGTACAACTTCGACGCCCTCGACTACTGGCGCTGGGCCCCGAAGCTGGACATCGTCTCCAACGACCACTACCTCCAGTCCGCCGACCCCGAGTCGCAGATCGACCTCGCGCTCAGCGGCGACCTGGTCCGCTCCCTCGCGGGCGGCCCCTGGCTGCTGATGGAACACTCCACGGGCGCGGTGAACTGGCAGCCGGTGAACCGGGCGAAGGGCCCCGGCGAGCTGCGACGCAACGCGCTGGCCCATGTCGCCCGGGGCGCGGACGGCATCGCCTACTTCCAGTGGCGCGCGGCCAAGGCGGGCGCCGAGCAGTGGCACTCGGCGATGCTGCCGCACGCGGGCACGGACAGCCGGATCTGGCAGGACGTCGTCCGACTGGGCGCGGATCTGCGGGCGCTCGCGGAGGTGCGCGGCAGCGTCGGCACGGCCGAGGTGGCGATCGTCTGGGACTGGAACGCCCGCTGGGCGATGGAACTCCCCTCCCAGCCGAGCGGCGAGCTGCGCTTCCACGACCTGGTCCGTGCCTGGTACGAGCCGCTGTGGCGCGCGGGCGTCGCGGTGGACTTCGTCCGCCCGGACGCGGACCTGTCGGCCTACCGCCTGGTCCTGGCGCCGAGCCTCTACCTGGTGGACGACGAGGGCGCGGCCAACCTCACCGGCTTCGCGGAGCGCGGCGGCACCCTGGCCGTCGGCTTCCACAGCGGAGCGGTCGACGAGAACTGCCATGTCCGGCTGGGCGGCTACCCGGGCGCGTTCCGCGAGGCGCTCGGCGTACGCACCGACGAGCTGTTCCCGCTGCTGCCCGGGGAGTCGGTGGGCCTGAGCGGCGGCGGCACCGGGACCCTCTGGTCGGAGCGGGTACGCCTCTCCGGCGCCGAGGCGGTGGCGTCGTACACCAGCGGCCCGCTCGCGGGCGGACCGGCGGTGACGCGTAACAGCCTTGGTTCCGGGGCGAGTTGGTACGTGGCCACGCTTCCCGATCCGACGGCGATGGCCGCGCTGCTGGACCGCATCCGCGAGGAGGCGGGAGTGGAGCCGGTACGCGGTACACCGCAGGGCGTCGAGGCGGTTCTGCGACGCGGCCCGGAGGCCGACTACCTCTTCCTCATCAACCACACCGACCGGCCCGCCCATGTCGCGGTCGCGTCGGACGCCACCGAACTGCTCACGGGCAGGTCGGCGCCGGGGGCGGTCAGCGTTCCGGCGGGGGAGACGGCGGTGGTGCGCGAGCCCCGCTGA
- a CDS encoding glycoside hydrolase family 36 protein — translation MHHPFTPVASVPVDLADARVHEEGWQSWSPSGAYALGDKPYRPTNDNWATVCYRPGVTVPEGAFQGEGLLALDPGDGSPVRLWAAVDPMREVPSIRLVVTDGAVAEVSADGPVKEWTGATVQSALGDWADSLQLPAPRPAPTVWCSWYEYFTAVTEDDIHENLRAMDTLDLPIDVVQIDDGYQKALGDWLTLSGRFRSRAGIADAIRARGRRAGIWTAPFLVDPASDLAADHPEWLVRDEDGGFTHAGRNWGHDLRVLDTTHPEAAAYLTEVFRTLRAEGYDYFKVDFLYAGALDGVRHAAETDALTAYRDGIRLIREAIGEDAYLLGCGAPLLASIGLFDAMRVSPDTAPHRRPEADDYSQPGQDPAEFTGVGRQWQHGRLWINDPDCLMARPAVETRERWAAHVEATGGLMASSDRLLSLDEWGVATTRRLLGGGAR, via the coding sequence GTGCACCACCCCTTCACTCCCGTCGCCTCCGTGCCCGTGGACCTGGCCGACGCCCGCGTCCATGAGGAGGGCTGGCAGTCCTGGAGCCCGAGTGGCGCCTACGCCCTCGGCGACAAGCCGTACCGCCCGACGAACGACAACTGGGCGACGGTCTGTTACCGGCCCGGCGTCACCGTCCCCGAGGGCGCGTTCCAGGGTGAGGGCCTGCTGGCGCTCGACCCCGGTGACGGCTCGCCGGTCCGCCTGTGGGCGGCGGTCGATCCGATGCGTGAGGTGCCGTCGATCCGGCTGGTGGTGACGGACGGCGCCGTCGCGGAGGTCAGCGCGGACGGACCGGTGAAGGAGTGGACGGGCGCCACCGTCCAGTCGGCCCTGGGCGACTGGGCCGACAGCCTCCAGCTGCCCGCCCCCCGCCCGGCGCCCACCGTCTGGTGCTCCTGGTACGAGTACTTCACGGCCGTCACCGAGGACGACATCCACGAGAACCTCCGTGCGATGGACACCCTCGACCTGCCCATCGACGTCGTGCAGATCGACGACGGCTACCAGAAGGCCCTCGGCGACTGGCTCACCCTCTCCGGCCGCTTCCGCTCCCGCGCGGGCATCGCGGACGCGATCCGGGCGAGGGGCCGCCGCGCAGGCATCTGGACGGCCCCCTTCCTGGTCGACCCGGCGAGCGACCTGGCCGCCGATCACCCGGAGTGGCTGGTCCGGGACGAGGACGGCGGCTTCACGCACGCAGGCCGCAACTGGGGCCACGACCTGCGCGTCCTGGACACCACGCACCCCGAGGCGGCGGCGTATCTGACGGAGGTCTTCCGGACACTGCGCGCCGAGGGCTACGACTACTTCAAGGTCGACTTCCTCTACGCGGGCGCGCTGGACGGCGTACGGCACGCCGCGGAGACGGACGCGCTGACGGCGTACCGCGACGGCATCCGGCTGATCCGCGAGGCGATCGGGGAGGACGCCTACCTGCTGGGCTGCGGCGCACCCCTGCTGGCGTCCATCGGCCTCTTCGACGCGATGCGCGTCAGCCCCGACACGGCCCCGCACCGCCGCCCCGAGGCCGACGACTACAGCCAGCCCGGCCAGGACCCCGCCGAGTTCACGGGCGTCGGCCGGCAGTGGCAGCACGGCCGGCTCTGGATCAACGACCCGGACTGCCTGATGGCCCGCCCGGCCGTCGAGACGCGGGAGCGGTGGGCCGCGCACGTCGAGGCGACCGGCGGCCTCATGGCCTCCAGCGACCGTCTGCTGTCCCTGGACGAGTGGGGCGTGGCCACCACCCGCCGTCTCCTCGGCGGAGGTGCCCGGTGA
- a CDS encoding carbohydrate ABC transporter permease, with the protein MSTPTATLGKQRTPVRPGRILLHLFLASMALVWIGPLAWAIYSALRPYAETSEKGYVSWPDTLNFDNFTNAFTQSDMSHYFVNTMIIAVPAVLLTLFLSSMVAFYVSRFDFRLNLALLLVFTAGNLLPQQVIITPLYRLYLLIDLPGITMSGKLYDSALGLVLIHVAFQSGFCAFVLSNYMRSLPHELTEAALVDGASVWRQYWQIVLPLCRPAMAALATLLSIWIYNDFFWALVLISTGENMPITSALNNLTGAYFTDPNLVAAGALLTAIPTLIVYFVLQRQFVSGLTLGANKG; encoded by the coding sequence ATGAGCACCCCCACCGCCACGCTGGGCAAGCAGCGCACCCCCGTCCGCCCCGGCCGGATCCTGCTGCACCTCTTCCTCGCGTCCATGGCGCTGGTCTGGATCGGCCCGCTGGCCTGGGCGATCTACTCGGCGCTGCGCCCGTACGCGGAGACGAGCGAGAAGGGATACGTGTCCTGGCCGGACACGCTGAACTTCGACAACTTCACGAACGCGTTCACGCAGTCGGACATGAGTCACTACTTCGTCAACACGATGATCATCGCCGTGCCGGCGGTGCTGTTGACGCTGTTTTTGTCCTCGATGGTCGCCTTCTACGTCAGCCGCTTCGACTTCCGCCTCAACCTGGCGCTGCTGCTGGTCTTCACGGCCGGCAACCTGCTCCCGCAGCAGGTCATCATCACCCCCCTGTACCGGCTGTACCTGCTCATCGACCTGCCGGGCATCACCATGAGCGGCAAGCTCTACGACTCCGCCCTCGGCCTGGTCCTCATCCACGTGGCGTTCCAGTCCGGGTTCTGCGCCTTCGTGCTCAGCAACTACATGCGCTCGCTGCCGCACGAGCTGACCGAGGCCGCGCTCGTCGACGGGGCCTCGGTGTGGCGCCAGTACTGGCAGATCGTGCTCCCGCTGTGCCGCCCGGCCATGGCCGCCCTCGCGACCCTGCTCTCGATCTGGATCTACAACGACTTCTTCTGGGCCCTCGTCCTGATCTCGACCGGCGAGAACATGCCGATCACCTCGGCGCTGAACAACCTCACCGGCGCGTACTTCACCGACCCCAACCTCGTCGCCGCCGGCGCCCTGCTCACCGCGATCCCCACACTGATCGTGTACTTCGTGCTCCAGCGGCAGTTCGTCAGCGGCCTCACCCTCGGCGCCAACAAGGGCTGA
- a CDS encoding carbohydrate ABC transporter permease — MTTDITKENPEAAAVPPSGAAPAENAKKVPQGHRRLLTRRDRITLGFMAGLPTILHIALVWVTALASIALAFTTWDGIGFDSIKWVGLQNFKELFEQNPQFWPAVQHNVIWFVVLIVIPTPLGLFLAVQLDKKIRFSRVYQTAFFLPVVLSMAVIGFVWQLIYNPDTGLINSIIGANEPGKYIDWIGDPDLNLWAILVAASWRHTGYMMILYLAGLKGVDPSLREASSLDGANEWQTFKNVIFPTLRPTNTVVLVVTIIEALRAFDLVFVFNKGAEGTELLSILVTNNIIGESSRIGYGSAIAVVLLLISLVVIIPYLVATFRKERRA; from the coding sequence ATGACTACAGACATCACCAAGGAGAACCCGGAGGCGGCCGCCGTGCCGCCTTCGGGCGCTGCTCCCGCCGAGAACGCCAAGAAGGTGCCCCAGGGGCACCGTCGCCTGCTGACCCGCCGCGACCGGATCACCCTCGGGTTCATGGCGGGCCTGCCGACCATCCTGCACATCGCCCTCGTCTGGGTGACGGCGCTGGCCTCGATCGCGCTGGCCTTCACCACCTGGGACGGCATCGGCTTCGACTCCATCAAGTGGGTCGGGCTGCAGAACTTCAAGGAACTCTTCGAGCAGAACCCGCAGTTCTGGCCCGCCGTCCAGCACAACGTCATCTGGTTCGTCGTGCTGATCGTGATCCCGACCCCTCTGGGCCTGTTCCTGGCCGTGCAGCTGGACAAGAAGATCCGGTTCAGCCGCGTGTACCAGACCGCCTTCTTCCTGCCCGTCGTGCTGTCGATGGCCGTGATCGGCTTCGTCTGGCAGCTGATCTACAACCCCGACACCGGCCTGATCAACAGCATCATCGGGGCCAACGAGCCGGGCAAGTACATCGACTGGATCGGCGACCCGGACCTCAACCTCTGGGCCATCCTGGTCGCCGCGTCCTGGCGCCACACCGGCTACATGATGATCCTCTACCTGGCCGGCCTCAAGGGCGTGGACCCCTCGCTGCGGGAGGCGTCCTCGCTCGACGGCGCGAATGAGTGGCAGACGTTCAAGAACGTCATCTTCCCCACCCTGCGCCCCACCAACACCGTCGTCCTGGTCGTCACCATCATCGAGGCCCTGCGCGCCTTCGACCTGGTCTTCGTCTTCAACAAGGGCGCCGAGGGCACCGAGCTGCTCTCGATCCTGGTCACCAACAACATCATCGGCGAGTCCAGCCGCATCGGTTACGGCTCCGCGATCGCGGTCGTCCTGCTGCTGATCTCTCTCGTCGTGATCATTCCCTACCTGGTGGCCACCTTCCGGAAGGAGCGGCGCGCATGA
- a CDS encoding ABC transporter substrate-binding protein gives MQHFTPSGLSLPSPNRRTLLRGIGGAAVLGAGIPLLSACGGSGTASDPKTVTLGSKASDPVPKKAFADIYAAYKKKSGITVDVNTKDSNTFQEQINSYLQGTPDDVFTWFAGYRMQFFAAKGLATPIDDVWKTIGDNFPEAMHKLSKGEDGKYYFVPLYTYPWAIFYRKSVFQEKGYEVPTKWDDFVALCKQMKKDGLVPIAFGDKDAWPALGTFDQINFRANGYDFHVDLMAGKASWTDAKVRKAFDLWAEILPYHQEGAVGRTWQDAAQTLASKKAGMYLLGTFVAQQFTNKADLDDLDFFAFPEIDPAYGQDTVEAPTDGFMMSKSPKNKAEAVKLLQYLGTPDAEDIYLKSDPSVVHASTKADTSSYTALQKKAYDMISGAKSLTQFMDRDSRPDFTSTVMQPALQKFIRDPKGVDSLLSSIERQKKTIFASS, from the coding sequence ATGCAGCACTTCACCCCCTCCGGTCTCTCACTCCCCTCACCCAACCGTCGCACCCTGCTGCGCGGCATCGGCGGCGCCGCCGTTCTCGGCGCCGGCATCCCGCTGCTGAGCGCCTGCGGCGGCAGCGGTACGGCGAGTGACCCGAAGACCGTCACCCTCGGCTCCAAGGCGTCCGACCCGGTGCCGAAGAAGGCGTTCGCCGACATCTACGCGGCCTACAAGAAGAAGTCCGGGATCACGGTCGACGTGAACACCAAGGACTCCAACACCTTCCAGGAGCAGATCAACTCCTACCTCCAGGGCACGCCGGACGACGTGTTCACCTGGTTCGCCGGCTACCGGATGCAGTTCTTCGCCGCCAAGGGCCTGGCCACGCCGATCGACGACGTGTGGAAGACCATCGGGGACAACTTCCCCGAGGCGATGCACAAGCTCAGCAAGGGCGAGGACGGCAAGTACTACTTCGTGCCGCTGTACACGTACCCGTGGGCGATCTTCTACCGGAAGAGCGTCTTCCAGGAGAAGGGCTACGAAGTCCCCACCAAGTGGGACGACTTCGTCGCGCTGTGCAAGCAGATGAAGAAGGACGGCCTCGTCCCGATCGCCTTCGGCGACAAGGACGCCTGGCCCGCGCTCGGCACCTTCGACCAGATCAACTTCCGTGCCAACGGCTATGACTTCCACGTCGACCTGATGGCGGGCAAGGCCTCCTGGACCGACGCCAAGGTGCGCAAGGCCTTCGACCTGTGGGCGGAGATCCTCCCCTACCACCAGGAGGGCGCCGTCGGCCGCACCTGGCAGGACGCGGCTCAGACCCTCGCCTCGAAGAAGGCCGGCATGTATCTGCTCGGCACCTTCGTGGCCCAGCAGTTCACCAACAAGGCCGACCTGGACGACCTCGACTTCTTCGCCTTCCCGGAGATCGACCCGGCGTACGGTCAGGACACCGTCGAGGCGCCCACCGACGGCTTCATGATGAGCAAGAGCCCGAAGAACAAGGCCGAGGCCGTCAAGCTCCTTCAGTACCTGGGCACTCCGGACGCCGAGGACATCTACCTGAAGTCCGACCCGAGCGTGGTCCACGCCTCCACCAAGGCCGACACGTCGTCGTACACCGCCCTGCAGAAGAAGGCGTACGACATGATCTCCGGCGCCAAGTCCCTGACCCAGTTCATGGACCGTGACAGCCGGCCGGACTTCACCTCGACGGTGATGCAGCCCGCGCTGCAGAAGTTCATCCGCGATCCCAAGGGCGTCGACAGTCTGCTGTCCTCGATCGAACGCCAGAAGAAGACGATCTTCGCGTCCAGCTGA
- a CDS encoding copper resistance protein CopC produces MLLGPLLVLLLLAGTGPASAHAALRATDPEDGTVLKSAPRHLTLTFTESVGLLDDSFRVLDPDGRRLRTGEPTHAQDGSETARVTLPAKLAQGTYTVAWRVVSADSHPVSGAFTFSVGRESLTTATVDTGPTEDPATKSLYNLARYLAYLAAALLIGAAAFMAVCRPPDAPVLLKLLRASWWTLLGVTLALLVLRAPYETGEGPLGALSVDSLGRTLTSRPGVVLLARLGLLAVAAVPLVRPARQRKPYGWGGAALAVGLAMTWAAGEHASAGIQVPLAMTSSALHLLAMAVWLGGLAALLVTLYRAHLTPATVTRFSRLAFASVTVLVVTGVYQSWRGLGSWDALTGTTYGRLLTLKLVAVALLLGAAALSRRWTARLATTADVEAVDAETVVRERAQERVREPERELVPAAVGGPVPPESPSPRTEVPPAVDPHRRALRRSVLAEVGVGAVVLLVTTVLTSTLPGRAQAEAAAGAPAVIGASVTNVPFDVGTPGGHGKVQITLDPGRVGDNSIEALVYGPDGGVSVVPELRVSFTHPAKDIGPLDAALTDKGGYWSNSFLNLPIAGRWEMKVTVRTSEVDQVSVTRTVVVR; encoded by the coding sequence GTGCTGCTGGGCCCCCTGCTGGTCCTGCTCCTCCTCGCCGGCACGGGACCGGCATCCGCGCACGCCGCCCTCCGCGCCACCGACCCCGAGGACGGAACCGTCCTCAAGTCGGCCCCCCGTCACCTCACCCTGACCTTCACGGAGTCCGTCGGCCTGCTCGACGACTCCTTCCGCGTGCTGGACCCCGACGGGCGTCGCCTGCGTACGGGTGAGCCGACCCACGCGCAGGACGGGAGCGAGACCGCCCGCGTGACGCTGCCCGCGAAGCTCGCGCAGGGCACGTACACGGTGGCCTGGCGGGTGGTGTCGGCCGACAGTCATCCGGTCTCCGGCGCGTTCACGTTCTCCGTCGGCAGGGAGTCCCTGACCACGGCCACCGTGGACACCGGTCCCACCGAGGACCCGGCGACCAAGAGCCTCTACAACCTCGCCCGCTATCTGGCCTACCTCGCCGCCGCCCTGCTCATCGGCGCGGCGGCGTTCATGGCGGTCTGCCGTCCGCCGGACGCGCCCGTGCTGCTGAAGCTGCTGAGGGCGAGCTGGTGGACGCTTCTCGGCGTCACGCTCGCCCTGCTGGTGCTGCGCGCCCCGTACGAGACGGGCGAGGGGCCCCTGGGGGCGCTGAGTGTCGACTCCCTCGGCCGGACCCTGACCAGCCGGCCGGGGGTGGTCCTGCTCGCGCGGCTGGGGCTCCTGGCGGTGGCCGCCGTCCCTCTCGTACGGCCGGCCAGGCAGCGCAAGCCGTACGGGTGGGGCGGTGCGGCCCTCGCCGTCGGGCTCGCCATGACCTGGGCCGCCGGGGAGCACGCCTCGGCGGGGATCCAGGTGCCGCTGGCGATGACGTCCTCGGCGCTGCATCTGCTCGCCATGGCGGTGTGGCTGGGCGGGCTCGCGGCGCTGCTCGTGACGCTGTACCGCGCTCACCTGACGCCGGCCACGGTGACCCGCTTCTCCCGCCTCGCCTTCGCTTCCGTGACCGTCCTGGTCGTCACCGGCGTCTACCAGTCCTGGCGCGGCCTCGGATCGTGGGACGCGCTCACCGGGACGACGTACGGCAGGCTCCTGACCCTCAAGCTGGTCGCGGTGGCCCTGCTCCTCGGGGCGGCTGCCCTCTCGCGTCGCTGGACGGCGCGGCTGGCGACGACGGCCGACGTGGAAGCGGTCGACGCGGAGACGGTCGTGCGGGAAAGGGCACAGGAACGGGTCAGGGAACCGGAACGGGAACTCGTTCCGGCGGCGGTCGGTGGACCGGTGCCGCCCGAGTCGCCCTCGCCGCGGACCGAGGTACCGCCTGCCGTCGACCCGCACCGCCGCGCCCTGCGCCGTTCCGTCCTCGCCGAGGTCGGCGTCGGTGCCGTGGTGCTCCTGGTCACCACGGTCCTCACCAGCACGCTGCCCGGCCGTGCGCAGGCCGAGGCGGCGGCCGGGGCGCCCGCTGTCATCGGCGCCTCCGTCACCAACGTCCCCTTCGACGTCGGCACCCCCGGCGGCCACGGCAAGGTGCAGATCACCCTCGACCCGGGGCGGGTCGGCGACAACTCGATCGAGGCGCTCGTCTACGGCCCGGACGGCGGCGTGTCCGTCGTCCCCGAGCTGCGTGTCTCCTTCACTCACCCGGCCAAGGACATCGGCCCCCTCGACGCCGCACTCACCGACAAGGGCGGCTACTGGAGCAACAGCTTCCTCAACCTGCCCATCGCCGGGAGGTGGGAGATGAAGGTGACCGTGCGGACCTCGGAGGTGGACCAGGTGAGCGTGACCAGGACCGTGGTGGTGCGCTAG